The Streptomyces sp. Mut1 genome window below encodes:
- a CDS encoding plasmid mobilization relaxosome protein MobC produces the protein MSIAGFLAHSALAAARDQTRTAATIAADHDILTELFATSRKLGWAGSNLNQMAKTLNSGGDIDSARIVETLTYVRRAATATKAAVERINNRQIDETT, from the coding sequence ATGAGTATCGCCGGATTCCTCGCCCACTCCGCGCTCGCCGCCGCCCGCGACCAGACCCGCACCGCCGCCACCATCGCCGCCGACCACGACATCCTCACCGAGCTCTTCGCCACCAGCCGCAAGCTCGGATGGGCCGGCAGCAACCTCAACCAGATGGCCAAGACCCTCAACTCGGGCGGCGATATCGACAGCGCCCGCATCGTGGAAACCCTCACCTACGTCCGCCGCGCGGCTACCGCCACCAAGGCGGCCGTCGAGCGGATCAATAACCGGCAGATAGACGAGACCACTTGA
- a CDS encoding mobilization protein, translated as MIPSIHKQGSSTRGLLNYLYGKGTREEHVDPHLVASFDGMAPDPGRDPSATKEDLQRLLDQPLHLLDADQRPDHHVWHCSVRAARTDRILSDEEWGDIARRIVAATGIDSGGPDDAGCRWAAVRHADDHIHIIATLVREDGRRPDHHRSGRRAQAEARLIEADYDLHRVTPGDGTAAKRPTSAERHKAERQGRERTVREELRETVRGASAGAASTDEFFDRLAAGGLLIRKRIAPSGDLLGYKVALPGDRNKDDEPVFYAGSTLAPDLSLPRIRERWSLQAEAVSEGGSEPAQPALPQVTHPAFARRRAAAAGWQALLIIDHGDHGDDGTAAAQIAAAGEVLDALAKTSAAHTRAELREAASVFERASRSHVRAVRGHDHALRQAAHDLVHSGPALGRGEDGATTAMVIDMAIFLAIAAANWHAKRHHSQQAAAAQQAAEHLRTAYQAAAAHPIATLRQRGQRMAPRIRERQADLLHQALPELAERIQAETGWPALAATLADARQAGHDPAALLTDAARRRELGSADSISDVLVWRLRRSAHLPAAAPESLQTAGTRDGRRIPTPATATPPAAQASNHSSRRH; from the coding sequence TTGATCCCCAGCATCCACAAGCAAGGCAGCAGCACCCGCGGCCTGCTCAACTACCTCTACGGCAAGGGCACCCGCGAAGAGCACGTCGACCCGCACCTGGTCGCCTCCTTCGACGGCATGGCGCCTGACCCCGGCCGCGACCCCTCCGCGACGAAGGAAGATCTCCAGCGGCTTCTCGACCAGCCGCTGCACCTCCTCGACGCAGACCAGCGGCCCGACCATCACGTGTGGCACTGCTCCGTCCGCGCGGCACGCACCGACCGCATTTTGAGCGACGAGGAGTGGGGCGACATCGCCCGCCGCATCGTGGCCGCCACCGGCATCGACTCCGGTGGCCCGGACGACGCCGGGTGCCGGTGGGCCGCCGTCCGCCACGCCGATGACCACATCCACATCATCGCCACCCTCGTACGCGAGGACGGCCGCCGCCCCGACCACCACCGCTCCGGTCGGCGCGCCCAGGCGGAAGCCCGTCTCATCGAAGCCGACTACGACCTGCACCGCGTGACCCCCGGCGACGGCACCGCAGCCAAACGCCCCACCAGCGCCGAGCGCCACAAAGCCGAACGCCAAGGGCGAGAGCGCACGGTGCGAGAGGAACTGCGCGAGACCGTGCGCGGCGCGTCGGCCGGCGCCGCCTCCACAGATGAGTTCTTCGACCGTCTGGCCGCCGGCGGTCTTCTGATCCGCAAGCGGATCGCACCCTCGGGCGACCTGCTCGGCTACAAGGTCGCGCTGCCTGGTGACCGCAACAAGGACGACGAGCCGGTCTTCTATGCCGGCTCCACCCTCGCACCCGACCTGTCCCTGCCCCGCATCCGCGAACGCTGGTCCCTCCAAGCAGAGGCGGTCTCCGAGGGTGGTTCCGAGCCGGCGCAGCCCGCCCTGCCGCAGGTGACCCATCCTGCGTTCGCTCGGCGCCGTGCGGCAGCCGCCGGCTGGCAGGCCCTACTGATCATCGACCACGGCGACCACGGCGACGACGGCACGGCGGCAGCGCAGATCGCCGCAGCGGGTGAGGTCTTGGACGCGCTCGCCAAGACCTCTGCGGCCCACACCCGTGCAGAACTCCGGGAGGCGGCGTCCGTGTTCGAGCGGGCCAGCCGCTCCCACGTCCGCGCCGTACGCGGGCACGACCACGCCCTCCGGCAGGCCGCCCACGATCTCGTCCACAGTGGCCCCGCACTCGGCCGCGGCGAAGACGGAGCCACCACGGCGATGGTCATCGACATGGCCATCTTCCTCGCCATCGCCGCAGCGAACTGGCACGCCAAAAGGCACCACAGCCAGCAGGCAGCCGCAGCCCAGCAAGCCGCCGAACACCTACGCACCGCCTACCAGGCAGCCGCAGCCCACCCCATCGCCACCCTCCGCCAGCGAGGCCAGCGGATGGCACCGCGTATTCGAGAGAGGCAAGCCGACCTCCTGCACCAGGCACTGCCAGAGCTCGCCGAACGGATCCAGGCCGAGACCGGCTGGCCCGCCCTGGCCGCCACCCTCGCCGACGCCCGCCAAGCGGGCCACGACCCCGCCGCACTGCTCACCGACGCCGCCCGGCGACGCGAGCTCGGCAGCGCCGACTCCATCAGCGATGTCCTCGTCTGGCGCCTACGCCGCAGCGCCCACCTGCCCGCAGCAGCACCCGAAAGCCTCCAGACCGCAGGCACCCGAGACGGCCGGCGCATCCCGACACCGGCCACCGCCACACCGCCCGCGGCTCAGGCGTCGAACCACTCCAGCCGCAGGCACTGA
- a CDS encoding DUF317 domain-containing protein: protein MEALLNSHYPLDPSFAAGALPAYWVSPRHLAGDDGRLCDVVADSLTGLGWMSLTAVRGRRDFDELGDHQVLRSTVLHISPDALRWAQWMLADEPFHLGGLPVAWQVSARSDTTSSLADWSAYFTPGVPGEAITEFLLALDQCSQPTTLYDGPEVVLAAAARHGWLRDADQPHAAAMHPTFTARLSLGEVPPLIQDADPSVLTAEGDGQVAMGWQAWAEPAMGAPYLWAASFSASVPHRLVAAFASSLSSTAPVLRRVLPESTRDQLLCAPAS from the coding sequence TTGGAGGCACTCCTGAATTCGCACTACCCGTTGGATCCGTCCTTTGCGGCTGGCGCTCTTCCCGCGTACTGGGTCAGCCCCCGACACCTAGCCGGCGATGACGGTCGTCTCTGCGATGTCGTCGCAGACAGCCTCACCGGTCTGGGCTGGATGAGCCTGACAGCCGTGCGAGGACGGCGAGACTTCGATGAGCTGGGAGATCACCAGGTGCTGCGCAGCACCGTTCTGCACATCAGTCCCGACGCCCTTCGGTGGGCACAGTGGATGCTGGCGGACGAGCCGTTCCACCTCGGTGGCCTGCCGGTCGCGTGGCAGGTCTCGGCCCGCTCGGACACCACCAGTTCGCTCGCGGACTGGTCCGCCTACTTCACCCCAGGCGTACCGGGAGAGGCCATCACCGAGTTTCTCCTGGCGCTCGACCAGTGCAGCCAGCCCACCACCTTGTACGACGGTCCCGAGGTGGTCCTCGCTGCGGCCGCCAGGCACGGTTGGCTCCGCGACGCCGACCAACCCCACGCGGCGGCGATGCACCCCACCTTCACCGCCCGCCTCAGCCTCGGTGAGGTGCCGCCCCTCATCCAGGATGCCGACCCCAGCGTCCTGACCGCCGAGGGGGACGGGCAGGTGGCGATGGGCTGGCAGGCGTGGGCTGAGCCTGCAATGGGGGCTCCGTACCTGTGGGCCGCCTCATTCAGCGCGAGCGTGCCTCACCGTCTGGTCGCCGCGTTCGCCTCCTCGCTCAGCTCCACGGCACCGGTACTGCGCCGGGTGCTGCCGGAAAGCACGCGGGACCAGCTCCTGTGTGCCCCCGCCAGCTGA
- a CDS encoding IS5 family transposase: MTDAEWAVVRPLLPVPGWMRGRGGQPEAYCHRAILDAIRYLVDNGTKWRAMPADFPPWDRVYAFFRRWRDHALVREFHDRLRGRVREEAGRDAEPTAGVIDSQSVKADAVVGADSRGFDGGKLVNGRKRHVVVDTLGLLLGVMVTSADIGDRAAAKELLAQVAGAHHRLELVWADGGYTGSLVEHCLTALALVLAIVKRSDDMRGFVVLPKRWIVERLFAHLMRSRRLVRDFERSTSSAEAMIYWSMTMIMTRRLARSRSARG, from the coding sequence ATGACGGACGCGGAGTGGGCCGTGGTCCGGCCGCTGCTGCCGGTGCCGGGGTGGATGCGAGGTCGGGGCGGGCAGCCGGAGGCGTACTGCCACCGGGCGATACTGGATGCGATCCGCTATCTGGTCGACAACGGAACGAAGTGGCGGGCGATGCCGGCCGACTTCCCGCCGTGGGACCGGGTCTATGCGTTCTTCCGCCGCTGGCGCGACCACGCGCTGGTCAGAGAGTTCCACGACCGGCTGCGCGGCCGGGTCCGCGAGGAAGCGGGCCGGGATGCGGAACCGACGGCCGGCGTGATCGACTCGCAGTCCGTCAAGGCGGACGCCGTCGTCGGCGCCGACAGCCGCGGCTTCGACGGCGGGAAGCTGGTCAACGGCCGCAAGCGGCACGTGGTGGTCGACACCCTCGGCCTGCTGCTGGGCGTGATGGTCACGAGCGCGGACATCGGCGACCGCGCTGCCGCGAAGGAACTACTCGCCCAGGTGGCTGGCGCTCATCACCGGCTGGAACTCGTCTGGGCCGACGGCGGCTACACCGGCAGCCTCGTCGAGCACTGCCTGACCGCCCTCGCGCTGGTCCTGGCGATCGTCAAGCGGAGCGACGACATGCGCGGCTTCGTGGTGCTGCCCAAGCGGTGGATCGTCGAGCGGCTTTTCGCGCACCTGATGCGAAGCCGCCGCCTGGTGCGTGACTTCGAACGATCCACCAGCAGCGCCGAGGCGATGATCTACTGGTCGATGACCATGATCATGACCCGCCGCCTGGCCCGCTCACGCTCCGCGCGAGGGTGA
- a CDS encoding DNA cytosine methyltransferase produces MDLFAGCGGLTLGIAQAAHRHDVSLDVRLAVDFEAAPTKVFKANFPKANVQQGTVESFFDGDLGASLTAQEKKTLSTVGEVELLIGGPPCQGHSNLNNHTRRDDPKNRLYLRMARAAEVLRPSAVVIENVLAVVNDKQQVVSRAIVHLKRLGYDVATGRIDLLKLGVAQTRKRHILLAIREDALPFGFSAADLLKVEDRIAVPHDLRWAIGDLLDVPAKSFFDEAAVPNADNQRRMKYLFENDEHNLPNGERPECHRGEHNYTSMYGRLWWDRPSQTITSGFATMGRGRFVHPAVPRCLTAHEAARIQGFPDYFKFVDERVKPRYELTRTEVQVIIGNAVPPPLTEALTSRLFDAEVLQAKSGASRQRNDDFATAAVDLAC; encoded by the coding sequence GTGGACCTCTTCGCCGGCTGCGGTGGCCTCACCCTCGGTATTGCCCAGGCAGCGCACAGGCATGACGTCTCGCTCGATGTTCGTCTCGCGGTTGACTTCGAGGCTGCCCCCACCAAGGTCTTCAAGGCAAACTTTCCCAAGGCCAACGTCCAACAGGGGACCGTCGAATCCTTCTTCGATGGTGACCTTGGCGCCTCGTTGACCGCTCAGGAGAAGAAGACTCTATCCACGGTGGGTGAGGTAGAGCTCCTGATCGGCGGGCCACCGTGTCAGGGGCACAGCAACCTCAACAACCACACCCGCCGCGATGATCCCAAGAACCGGCTGTACCTGCGTATGGCCCGGGCCGCAGAGGTTTTGCGCCCTAGCGCAGTCGTCATTGAGAACGTGCTGGCCGTTGTCAACGACAAGCAGCAGGTGGTCTCCCGCGCCATCGTTCACCTCAAGAGGCTTGGATACGATGTCGCCACAGGTCGTATCGACCTGCTCAAGCTCGGGGTCGCTCAGACACGCAAGCGCCACATACTACTGGCCATCCGCGAAGACGCGCTGCCTTTTGGGTTCTCGGCTGCTGACTTGCTGAAGGTCGAGGATCGCATTGCCGTACCGCATGACCTGCGTTGGGCGATCGGTGACCTGCTCGACGTTCCCGCCAAATCATTCTTCGATGAAGCTGCCGTACCCAACGCGGACAATCAGCGGCGTATGAAGTACCTCTTCGAGAATGATGAGCATAATTTGCCGAACGGAGAGCGCCCCGAGTGCCACCGCGGCGAGCACAATTACACCTCTATGTATGGCCGTCTATGGTGGGATCGTCCGTCTCAGACCATTACCAGCGGATTTGCCACGATGGGGCGCGGACGCTTTGTTCACCCTGCTGTTCCTCGATGCCTAACCGCCCATGAGGCCGCGCGCATCCAGGGCTTCCCGGACTACTTCAAGTTCGTGGACGAGAGGGTCAAGCCTCGCTATGAGTTGACTCGCACCGAGGTTCAGGTAATTATCGGCAACGCCGTGCCCCCACCCCTGACCGAGGCGCTGACCTCCAGACTCTTCGATGCTGAAGTTCTGCAGGCGAAGAGCGGCGCGTCTCGGCAGCGCAATGACGACTTCGCTACCGCTGCTGTAGATCTCGCCTGCTGA
- a CDS encoding IS3 family transposase (programmed frameshift) has protein sequence MPKPYPKEFREDVVRVARNREPGVTLEQIAADFGVHPITLSKWLRRADTDEGGAKPAPVSGESAELREARKRIRLLEQENEVLRRAAAYLSQANLPKMMYPLVRELAAAAAPDRVPVAVTCRVLNLARQPYYRWLASPVTDTERAEAYRADALFDAHRDDPEFGHRFLADEARAAGEAMAERTAWRICRDNRWWSAFGKRRGRGKNTKAGPPVHDDRVRRDFTAAGPNRLWLTDITEHATGEGKLYLCAVKDVYSSRIVGYSIDARMKSSLAVKALESAVARRGQVAGCIVHSDRGSQFRSRRFVAVLARHSMIGSMGRVGAAGDNAAMESFFALLQKNVLDRRTWATRQELRIAIVTWIERTYHRRRRQKRLARLTPIEYEAIMTPPAALAA, from the exons GTGCCCAAGCCGTATCCGAAAGAGTTCCGCGAGGACGTCGTGCGGGTCGCACGCAACCGCGAGCCCGGCGTCACGCTGGAACAGATCGCCGCCGACTTCGGCGTCCACCCGATCACGTTGTCGAAGTGGCTGCGCCGCGCCGACACCGACGAGGGCGGCGCCAAGCCCGCGCCGGTGTCGGGTGAGTCGGCCGAGCTGCGCGAGGCCCGTAAGCGCATCCGGCTCCTGGAGCAGGAGAACGAGGTACTGCGCAGGGCTGCGGCGTATCTGTCGCAGGCGAACCTGCCG AAAATGATGTACCCGCTCGTCCGCGAGCTGGCCGCCGCCGCTGCCCCTGACCGGGTGCCGGTGGCGGTGACGTGCCGGGTGCTCAATCTGGCCCGCCAGCCCTACTACCGGTGGCTGGCTTCACCGGTCACCGACACCGAGAGGGCCGAGGCATACCGGGCCGACGCCCTGTTCGACGCGCATCGCGACGACCCGGAGTTCGGACACCGTTTCCTGGCCGACGAGGCCCGGGCGGCCGGTGAGGCCATGGCCGAGCGGACCGCCTGGCGGATCTGCCGCGACAACCGCTGGTGGAGCGCGTTCGGCAAACGCCGAGGCCGAGGCAAGAACACCAAGGCCGGCCCGCCGGTCCACGACGACCGGGTCCGGCGGGACTTCACTGCTGCCGGGCCGAACCGGCTGTGGCTGACGGACATCACCGAGCACGCCACCGGCGAGGGCAAGCTCTACCTGTGCGCGGTCAAGGACGTGTACTCCAGCCGCATCGTGGGCTACTCCATCGACGCCCGGATGAAGTCCAGCCTTGCCGTCAAAGCCCTGGAATCCGCCGTCGCCCGCCGCGGCCAGGTCGCTGGATGCATCGTGCATTCCGACCGAGGGTCGCAATTTCGTTCCCGGAGGTTCGTTGCCGTTCTCGCACGTCACAGCATGATCGGATCGATGGGCAGAGTCGGTGCCGCCGGCGACAACGCGGCCATGGAAAGCTTCTTCGCGCTGCTGCAGAAGAACGTCCTCGACCGCCGCACCTGGGCCACCCGCCAGGAACTGCGGATCGCCATCGTCACCTGGATCGAGCGCACCTACCACCGACGCCGGCGTCAGAAACGCCTGGCCCGATTGACCCCCATCGAGTACGAAGCCATCATGACCCCACCCGCAGCCCTGGCTGCATAG